Proteins encoded together in one Verrucomicrobiota bacterium window:
- a CDS encoding elongation factor P produces the protein MANTQVNKISRGNVIEYQGQPCFVLERTIHTPPNLTSFCTMQLRNVKTNKVVHVRTNAGDSFNVMHNQSVKMEFSYENQGLFAFMDLESFEQIELSAEIIGDARKYMVPGLEYNIMMVEDVPMMIDLPLSVQMKVVEAPVAIKGDSSGNVQKMVVTETGLEVRTPAFIKVDDSIKVSTSDSSYQGRV, from the coding sequence ATGGCTAATACTCAGGTAAACAAAATATCGCGCGGCAATGTAATCGAATATCAAGGGCAACCTTGTTTCGTTTTGGAACGGACCATTCATACACCGCCCAACCTGACTTCCTTTTGCACGATGCAACTGCGCAATGTGAAAACCAATAAAGTGGTGCATGTGCGGACCAACGCCGGCGACAGCTTCAACGTGATGCATAACCAGAGCGTTAAAATGGAGTTTAGCTATGAAAACCAGGGTTTATTTGCGTTCATGGACCTGGAATCGTTCGAGCAGATAGAACTGAGTGCGGAGATCATCGGTGACGCCAGGAAATACATGGTGCCAGGATTGGAGTACAATATTATGATGGTTGAAGATGTACCGATGATGATCGATCTTCCGTTGAGCGTTCAAATGAAAGTGGTGGAGGCGCCAGTGGCCATTAAAGGCGACTCTTCAGGGAACGTACAAAAAATGGTGGTTACCGAAACCGGCTTGGAAGTCCGCACGCCTGCGTTCATCAAAGTGGACGACTCCATTAAAGTTAGCACGAGCGATAGTAGTTACCAGGGACGAGTTTAA
- a CDS encoding cyanophycinase, with protein sequence MKKFTAPLPWIIYIVLIGFISAQSKSDTPTTVGPQKGSLVIVGGGLLDTSILERFIELAGGKDAPIVVIPTASGEFSPTSLEQKLDMFRNLGATQVTPLHTTDPTEANMDSFVEPLKSAKGVWFGGGRQWRLVDSYKGTKVEELLWEVLDRGGVIGGSSAGASIQGSYLARGDTSGNQIMTGDHEVGFGYLRNVAIDQHLLARNRQFDMFTILKQYPHLLGFGIDENTAMLVQGDEFEVIGQSYVVVYDGTFWSSEGFSQKQIPDSSSSFYFLSPGDRYNLAERKVISRNR encoded by the coding sequence ATGAAAAAGTTCACAGCGCCCCTACCCTGGATAATATACATAGTACTCATTGGTTTTATTTCGGCCCAATCCAAGTCTGATACTCCCACAACAGTTGGCCCACAAAAAGGTTCGCTTGTAATAGTAGGCGGTGGCCTATTGGACACGTCCATCCTGGAAAGGTTTATCGAATTGGCTGGAGGTAAGGACGCCCCCATCGTGGTGATTCCAACTGCCTCCGGAGAATTTTCGCCAACCAGTCTTGAACAGAAACTGGATATGTTTAGAAACCTAGGTGCAACCCAGGTGACGCCTCTACACACGACCGATCCGACCGAGGCTAATATGGATTCCTTTGTAGAGCCGTTGAAATCAGCCAAAGGCGTGTGGTTTGGCGGAGGTCGGCAATGGCGTCTGGTGGACTCTTACAAGGGGACCAAGGTCGAAGAGCTTCTTTGGGAAGTATTGGACCGTGGCGGCGTCATTGGTGGAAGTTCAGCCGGAGCATCGATTCAAGGATCGTATTTGGCTCGTGGAGACACCAGTGGAAATCAGATCATGACGGGGGATCACGAAGTGGGTTTTGGTTATCTTCGAAACGTAGCGATTGATCAGCATCTCCTGGCGCGCAACAGACAATTTGATATGTTCACCATCTTGAAACAGTATCCACATCTTCTCGGATTTGGCATAGACGAAAATACGGCAATGCTGGTCCAGGGTGATGAATTTGAAGTTATAGGCCAAAGTTATGTCGTCGTTTACGACGGAACATTCTGGTCAAGTGAAGGGTTCAGCCAAAAACAAATTCCAGATAGTTCCTCCTCGTTTTATTTCCTCTCGCCTGGCGATAGGTATAACCTTGCGGAAAGAAAAGTGATTAGTAGAAATCGTTAA
- a CDS encoding PepSY-associated TM helix domain-containing protein produces MIRKIHLLLALFLTPWVLMYAMSSIAMQHRELFYGSKNRVAPDYKMVEEVTYQQNQIEGLDSEAAGLKILKDLDLEGAHRTRGTIESGQIEITRDRPIGAYRIIWSAETEKVTVEKQEFGMTNFLEMLHRRRGFNQPFWANDVWAVIVDFVIVAILAWAFTGLWMWWKMKPTHKLGTLSMILGSMLFAFFIFTI; encoded by the coding sequence TTGATCAGAAAAATACATCTCCTCCTGGCATTATTTCTCACACCTTGGGTTCTCATGTACGCAATGAGTTCAATCGCGATGCAGCACCGGGAATTATTTTATGGCTCGAAGAATCGGGTAGCACCCGACTACAAGATGGTTGAAGAAGTCACCTATCAACAAAACCAGATTGAAGGCTTGGACTCAGAGGCAGCTGGCCTGAAGATTCTCAAAGACCTGGACCTGGAAGGTGCGCACAGAACTCGCGGAACTATCGAGAGTGGGCAAATCGAAATAACCCGTGATCGACCCATCGGTGCCTACCGCATAATTTGGTCCGCTGAAACTGAAAAAGTAACGGTGGAGAAACAAGAATTCGGTATGACTAACTTCTTGGAGATGCTTCATCGACGACGTGGGTTCAATCAACCTTTCTGGGCCAACGATGTTTGGGCCGTGATTGTCGACTTTGTGATCGTAGCCATTCTTGCCTGGGCGTTCACCGGCTTGTGGATGTGGTGGAAAATGAAGCCGACTCACAAGTTGGGTACGCTCAGTATGATTCTGGGATCGATGTTGTTCGCATTTTTTATCTTCACGATTTAG
- a CDS encoding MFS transporter, whose amino-acid sequence MNLNWILRMSCMMQIAGIGILFVFEAVRMKDVGIGETAIGLILGASSGIFIISSLFFGRLADRNHLHKAFIIWGSIGYGVLMLYFSICEHVWEFVLYSVLKSILVPMIIGMMPTLAVEAFGGARQGRSFGIYRAFGSLGFTVGAMGLPLLFNDIATISAVGSLFIFLSIPLVLQIPEPDTNPPKVAPLGFRGLHPGIKLFLIAFFFVALAEPPVHQFFSAYARELGASTRSLGLLSGLMGLVALVSLPLIGKWIDHVNPVHILALAFLAQPLRVVVTSFIGQVEMLWIPIMFHGLCWGGIEVAAIVYLSSLAKKGHKATVLSYYLAVRMLGQLFGAALSGYLAENVGYVFMFRIMSLGALVGSLIYIAGTYLPKKVRQGS is encoded by the coding sequence ATGAATTTAAACTGGATTCTTCGCATGTCCTGCATGATGCAAATCGCAGGCATTGGGATTTTGTTTGTGTTCGAAGCTGTGCGCATGAAAGACGTCGGCATTGGCGAAACCGCTATTGGCCTTATCTTAGGAGCCAGTAGTGGGATATTCATCATAAGCTCTTTGTTTTTTGGCCGCTTGGCCGACCGCAATCATCTACATAAGGCTTTCATTATTTGGGGTTCAATTGGCTACGGCGTGCTTATGCTCTACTTCTCCATCTGCGAGCATGTCTGGGAGTTTGTACTCTATTCTGTATTGAAGTCTATTCTGGTCCCCATGATTATCGGGATGATGCCTACGCTGGCGGTTGAAGCATTTGGTGGAGCTCGTCAGGGAAGAAGCTTTGGTATTTATCGCGCGTTTGGTTCCCTTGGTTTTACCGTCGGTGCTATGGGGTTACCGCTATTGTTTAATGACATCGCCACTATCAGCGCAGTGGGATCACTCTTTATATTTTTATCCATCCCTCTAGTCCTCCAAATCCCTGAACCGGATACCAACCCTCCGAAAGTGGCGCCGCTTGGTTTTCGTGGATTACATCCCGGGATTAAGCTGTTTCTCATCGCCTTCTTCTTTGTCGCATTGGCTGAGCCACCTGTTCATCAATTTTTCTCAGCCTATGCGCGCGAGTTGGGAGCCAGTACCCGCTCACTCGGTTTGTTATCGGGGCTGATGGGATTGGTCGCTCTTGTTTCGCTGCCTCTGATTGGTAAGTGGATTGATCACGTTAATCCCGTACACATTCTTGCCCTTGCATTTCTGGCTCAACCCCTGCGTGTAGTTGTTACCTCGTTTATTGGTCAGGTAGAAATGCTTTGGATCCCCATCATGTTTCACGGTCTCTGTTGGGGAGGTATCGAAGTTGCCGCCATCGTTTACCTATCCTCCTTGGCAAAGAAAGGACACAAAGCGACCGTCCTTTCCTACTACCTGGCTGTTCGCATGCTCGGTCAACTCTTCGGCGCCGCTCTTAGTGGTTACCTGGCGGAAAATGTCGGCTATGTTTTTATGTTCCGAATCATGTCCCTCGGGGCTTTAGTGGGTTCATTGATCTATATAGCCGGAACCTATCTGCCAAAGAAAGTGCGTCAGGGTTCCTAA
- a CDS encoding SDR family oxidoreductase, which yields MRLKDKVALITGAGSGIGRASVKKFLEEGAKVVASDINENALSDLKTEFSAIETVTGDVTIPADTERMVQTVLDAFGQIDILVNSAGITQRNVSGDASFEERWDTVMKVNVKGTMLMSHAAVEVMRKSGGGSIVNLGSIMSSVGYPTVLPFTDGFNAYPSSKGAVVQLTKDMGVRLAKDGIRVNAVCPGFIYTALTENVTKIEEIHKTMSKLHPLGRMGQAEEVAGVIAFLASNEASFVTGAAWMVDGGYTAQ from the coding sequence ATGAGACTGAAGGATAAGGTGGCATTGATCACAGGCGCCGGGTCAGGTATCGGACGGGCAAGCGTGAAAAAGTTCTTGGAAGAAGGGGCGAAAGTCGTGGCCTCGGATATCAACGAGAATGCCCTTTCGGACCTCAAAACTGAGTTCAGCGCTATTGAAACGGTGACTGGGGATGTAACCATTCCAGCCGATACTGAGCGCATGGTTCAAACGGTGCTCGATGCATTTGGGCAAATCGATATACTGGTTAACTCCGCCGGGATAACTCAAAGAAACGTGAGCGGCGATGCCAGTTTCGAGGAGCGCTGGGATACCGTGATGAAGGTCAATGTGAAGGGAACAATGCTCATGTCTCATGCCGCAGTGGAAGTCATGCGGAAAAGCGGAGGTGGCTCCATCGTCAATCTTGGCTCCATCATGAGCTCCGTGGGTTATCCGACGGTTTTGCCCTTCACGGATGGATTCAATGCATACCCAAGTAGCAAAGGTGCGGTAGTTCAATTAACCAAAGACATGGGGGTTCGGCTCGCCAAGGATGGCATTCGCGTAAATGCCGTTTGCCCCGGTTTCATTTATACCGCCCTGACAGAGAACGTAACCAAGATTGAGGAGATTCATAAAACCATGAGCAAACTTCACCCGTTGGGCCGCATGGGCCAAGCGGAAGAGGTGGCAGGCGTAATCGCGTTTCTTGCCAGTAATGAAGCATCGTTCGTGACTGGTGCAGCGTGGATGGTCGATGGTGGATATACGGCTCAGTAG
- a CDS encoding peptidylprolyl isomerase — MNSPASMGYPLYRFSVVSALLVALVFVGCTKSNTHVQLVTYLGVITIAVYEEDAPVTAGNFLRYVDEHRFEGAYFYRVVTMLNQPDNDVLIEVIQGGLGNDEAHTNRLPPIRHETTEGAASTSCFLNP, encoded by the coding sequence ATGAATTCACCGGCTTCGATGGGATACCCGTTATATCGATTTTCGGTCGTGAGTGCCTTGCTAGTCGCTCTCGTTTTTGTCGGATGCACTAAGTCTAACACCCACGTTCAATTGGTCACTTATTTAGGCGTAATTACCATAGCAGTGTATGAGGAGGATGCGCCAGTCACAGCAGGGAACTTTTTGAGGTATGTGGATGAGCACCGGTTTGAGGGCGCCTACTTTTATCGTGTGGTTACCATGCTCAATCAACCGGACAACGATGTGCTGATAGAGGTTATCCAGGGTGGGTTGGGTAACGACGAGGCGCACACGAATCGACTCCCGCCCATCCGGCATGAGACAACCGAAGGAGCGGCGAGTACTTCCTGCTTTCTCAATCCTTAG